The following DNA comes from Hordeum vulgare subsp. vulgare chromosome 3H, MorexV3_pseudomolecules_assembly, whole genome shotgun sequence.
GCTCGTCAAATGATGCGGGCTTCGTCCCGCTGTATCGTCATGGGTTTTGTTGATTAACGAGACCAATCTCTTCTTCTGTAAATGCAACACGGAACTCCTCGCCCCCTTGTCTTTTCCGAGGTGTTCTTGAATAAAACGTTTCAAAATCAATTCCACGTGAGAAAAAAATTCAGCAGCCCCGGGTTATGTGAGCCTTATTAGGATGGTAGGCATGCAAGGCGTGCCGGAATGGGCCGGTCAAGATGCTACATGTTCGTGTTCCACGTTACCGGTGCAAAGTCGTCGTCACAACGTGTACGTAGACGCCCGCCTCCACTTGCTGCCAGTGTGTATGTAGTGTACACACCGAACTGATCGATCTGACTGATCAAGCGTACTGTATATACCACTACAGTATTGGGCAGTACCACAGTTGGCACTAAAAAAACGGCCAGCCAGTTGTAGAATTATACGCACTGCCAGGTGCCAGCAGCACGCTTACCCCTGGTGTACGTAGGTGACGTGGATGCGTGTAGGCGCAACGTGGAACGATCGGCGGCCGGGGATTACGGTATGGAATGTTAACGTGCATGGATCGCGCGCCACATGGAAACGGAATGTCAACGCTGCCAGTGTGGTTCTAAACTGGCCAGTGTATATTGTGATCTCATCATGCATTTTTTTACAGCCCATGATTATCCTCGTTCTCACTTAATGTGGAGTGCAGGGTAACAAATGAATAAAACTCTGTAATGAGAAAGTTTGTCCTTCTGCAAAATCTTTTTGACCATATATAGTACATCCGCAGAGTCTCACACATACACATACGCTCATCTGAGTCATTTCTATGGACACACATATATACATCTTACCTCTACGAGCATCTTCGAGGGTCTGAGCCGATATATAATTTTAAGATTGACTAAGTCGACACAGCCGCATTTGTAGTTGACGAAAACGTCTTCTCTCATTGACACATCGTCGAAAAAcctaaaataaatccaaaaaaatatatgAGCATCAATATCAAATCTAACACTTGAATTCTCGTGAGCCGAGGATACAACTGTCCTTCTAATCAGTCAACCACAGGTTGATTTGTCATTTGGCGAaatcaacaatgaaaagaaatATGTACACCAGTGGGTACAGAGACCGGAGGAGCCCTCCCTTTTCttaacaaaaggaaaaaagagtaTTTATAGTTGGGCTAATAAGTTTGTTATATGTTATTgtagtattcttcttcttatttttgccCTAGAGCTACGCCAATTAATTTGAATCGCCTGGAAATTATAGTAAACGTAAGTTATTTTCGAAGGGAGTACTTTTCAGGGCTAACATTAGTTATTTTTGAAGTAAACTGTAAACATAAGTTGGCGAGCAAACCGAGTGCTTGAAAAATAGTACGCATCTGCAACATATACACTTGGTCGATTGCGGAAATGCTTATCCACGCTGTCGGTATATATCTCTGATCATCACGCGGCACTGCATATATATTGGCATCGAACAATTTTAGGAGGTATCACAAAGGTGTGTACGTATGTATACGCACATGTACTGCATATGCATATACACCTTCGTGCGTGATCACGAGCTAGAGCTAGCAACAGCATTGACTTGTGGATACATAAATAGTAATAATCCCACTAGCGACGCACCAGATAAGCACAGTCACGCATGTGCCAACTGCCAAGAGCGACGGTGATCAGTGAATTCAAGATGCATGCGGACCGGTCTCCGGCGTTCCTACTAATTTCGCTGTCGATCCCTTCTCCGGTACAGACAAACAGAAGCAATCCATATCAGTAGGTGGCAGTCGATCGAACGTCAACACGCAAGTTGAACATGTGTGAGCACCGGGAGTGGGCCGAGTTGTCGTACTTTAGAGCAAAATTAGCGGATCGAAGCTTGAAAAGCTGTTGCAGGAAAAAATCATGTGTACCGCATGCCGTGTCGTTGCGATCATGCGGCTGTACCACCTGTGTGCTGGAAAAGTGGACATGGGATTATGGTTTTTGGTACGAGCAGTCGAAGGGACatatgtgcatgcatgcatcatgagcaTGAACGAGATCGAAGAGTGTAAGAGAATACTAATGCTccattaaccttttctttaataatattgtatttttttttctttaataAAGATCGCATATGCGCACATAAACACACATACAACCGCCCCtaaacacacacgcacacacactctACCCCGATAAGCACCTTCGAAATTTTAAGGTTGCACGACATTTTATGATTGACAAAGTCACTATATGCACTTCgtagccgacgaaaacatcagaACATAGCCAAAATATCTGAATAAATCTAAAAAAATCACCATCCGAGAATTTTACACAGAAAGTTCCTCCAACATTATTTTAGTGAATTTTCTCCAACATTTCTGGTGCAAATCTAGCACTCTAACTCTGGTCACTACATGCACTTCGTAATCAACGAAAATATCCATTCCTCCAGAACGAGCATCGCCAAAATATCTGAATAAATCTAAAGAAATCACCATCAGGGAATTCTACACAAAAAGTTTCTCCAACATTTTTAGTGAATTTTCTCCAACGTTTCTGGTGCAAGTCTAGCACTCAAACCCGGGTGGGCTGGTTCTACCATAAACGCTAGATTATGTCTAGCGAAAAAAAATTACAATTAGGGAATTCTGCACACAAAAAATCTCCAATATTCCTACTCATTTTGAAGTTCTTGCTGAACAACTTTATCAATTGTTTGGTTCTTTTGCATCTTGAGAAGTTAACCAACCCAGTTAGTCATATTCATAACATCTTCTGCACTAGTTTCATACCTTTTAAAGTCTAGCGCATGGAACCCTCATTTTCTAACTGGCCTTCTTCATGCCGCTTTATCAATTATTTGCAACAACAATATTCTTTATCTACCTCTATGCAATATACAATTCCATGCTCTATCACCTTTTCCTCCATTTCGAGATAACTCTAGTGTAAAATATTGTATAAAATTTTGTAGAAACAATATTTTATGATTTTTCATAGACAAATAGTCTTTTAGAAACCTTTTGCACTAAAACAACATTTTTTATCGTCATGTTTTGACGGTTTTTATGTTATGATATCCTGGTTGCCCCACATTAGCATGAATAGTTGTCGCAGTGACTGTGTATAGTTACCGGGCAATGATTTTGTATGTTCTTAGACATTGCAATGTTATAATGAACTAGAGAGTGAGTTTTCAAGTGTTAACAACATGCAATATGTGTTATCAACACATCCAAGTATCATGAATCAATTTTCACAGTGATAtaaaacaacattcgataacatgGCAACTAACTTAATATAACCTGGTAACTAAGTGGCTAATAACTTGGTCAAAATTGCTGAAATATATTCACAAAATAGTTGTTAAAACTTGCCATCATACAATCTAGTTTCGTAGATATAATCAGAAGTGGTCCATGGCGAGAGCGAATCAATAACCGGATTAGTGCTTTGAGATATTTTTATAGTTTTAAGATTTAGAAGAATCTCCCTCGTTAAAGAGATTTAGGGCCCTAATTTTTTTGGACCCCTATGCGTCCAATCTACTACCCGAACAACATAAGAGCCTCGTATACAATGCCTGAGAATAAATAAAATTTCTGGCTATTATTTATTTCATTCGacttttttctcattttctttttgttgtccttCCCCCTCCTCCTTTCCCTTGAtgtattttatttccttttcactTTATGTTTCTTTGTTTATAATACTTTTCTTCCTTTACTTGAAATCTCTTATCCTTTTGAATTTCTTTTGGTAGCTCTTTATTGTAtaatttttattaaattattttcattgaacAAAATTATAATGTAATATGTTTTGTTAACCAATATACATAAATATTTTTATAGAAATTTTATTCTGGTATGAGAAAGTAACAAAATGACctttttgaggtgataatgctttATTTTCATGTAAAAAATAAACTTATTGAATAATGTTTTCTCTCGGCTTGGTGTCTATAACTGTCGACGTGATTTTCGGCTGATATCATGCTGGGTTGTCAATGGGTTTCGAGTTATTTTCTAGTGCAACTATGTCTCACTTGACGCGAGAGAGGgccccatatctactcaagtggCTCGTGAATGGGCCGGTCCACTTGGCTTCCCGAAGCACGTGGTTTTAAACGTTTGAATCTTTTTTTACTTCTTTTCTGGTTGCTCCACTTCTTCTTTACTTCCACCTtggcttcttttcttctttcaaTATCCTATGtgtgtattattttatttttattccttTTCTTCTAACTTATTTTCAATGTATGTTTGTcaagaaaatatttatttccaaaaataaaaatgttgagTTGGTAGTTGAGAAATTTATGTTAATATAAGAATAGACATGATGTAATTATGGGGGAGGGGGATGTACATCATGCTACCGAAGTTTCCTTCAAGGGGAGATACACTGAAAATTGTTTTTAAGACTTTTGGAGAAGTGTTGGTAATGTGTTTGAAATATGTAATTAAAAATGCTCATGATATATCCAAATACGAAAGTGAGCACGTAGTGGTAAGAAAATGTTGATTGCTCAAAGGAAAGATGTTGATTTAGTAGTTAAGAAATGTACGCGCAAGGGACGTGAAATTAAGAAAAAGGTGAAAAGGTACAATTGTTAAATATATTTGCCTTTGGAAAAAGTGTGGGAAAAGTGTTTAAAATGTATAGAGGGAAAATGATTTTTAAGCCTTCTGGAAAAGTGTACAATTGTTAAATTCAAGGAATGTACATTGAAATGATATTTAAGCCTTTTGGAAAAGTGTGGGTAATGTGTTTAAAATATGTATTTAAAGttgatgaaaggatcgatatgattGACTAGAGGAGGGATGAATATGCAACTACTAATTTTTAGCTATTTTAACAAATCAGGGTTAGCAACAAGATAGGTTGTTTAGATATACAACTAGGTGAATAACCTACATGAAGACTACAAAAACAACTATAGTAAGTACAAGATACAAACACAATAAATTTGCACAAAATAAAGATAAAATTTAATCACAAGTGGAGTCGATGGAGATGAGGATATGCTACCGAAGTTTCCTTTAAGGGGAGGTACATCTccattggagtggtgtggaggcacaatgctcccccaaAACCATTAGGACCACCATATTCTTCTCAcgtcctcgcacaatgcaagatgcaatgaatccactagtggtgcccttaaaGGTGGCTACCGAACCTTTATAAATAAGGTTGGGACAAacttcacaacttaattggagaatcccaacaacaccacgaagcttcttcACGATGGATtgtggctttgaggtgacctcttTCATCTAGGCTGTCCAAACACCCAAAAATAATAAgacccgcaagggattagtggggggatcgAATATCTCTTGATGGAAGTGTAGATCGAGGCCCTCTCAAGTAGGCCCAAGAGCAACAACGAGTTTTGTTGGCTAGAGAGGAAGATGAGGCGAAAATGAAGTTTtgggcaacaatggagcttggggaagaAAAGAGGTGGTCTTTTTGGAGAAGAAGACCCCATATATATATAAAGGACCAAATCCAACCGTTTTTCTTCCCACTAGTTTTGCAGAATTGGTACTACCGCCTAGCATGTTAGTTGTGAGAAATGGTAGTATAGAGAATGTACAGTGGTAGTGCTGGACCAAGCGGTAGTAGCGTCCCCTACTTTCGCTCTACTACCGCTAAAAGCGAGAAGGGGAAGCGAGGGCTTAGCCAGGGCTGAAGCGCACGTGGTGCTAGGACCAGTAGTACCGAACgcggcagtactaccgcttgggcagGAGCGTTACTGCCTAAGACGGTACTATCGCACCTGTGTCGCCCCTACAACCGCCGATGCGAAGAAATCTGCATTGACCCAATGGAAGTGCCAGCAACACTGGACACCAGGATTACCGCGGAAGCGGTACTACGACTGACCACGGCGTTACTATCGATACCcagagcggtaataccgctgagCACAACAATACTACCGTTTAGGTTccacaaacttgtccaatgagaaAGACTATTCAAACCTCATGTTGCCGGGAAGGAAAATGGGTGCGAGAGAAcatgtacgtgttgattccaccctaacctttccAATGCGGACTCACTCATAAAATAGTACGGTTTTCTTACGACTCAAATACCACAGAAAGAGAGTCGCCAACTGTCTACAGTAATCACCACCGAGGAAAAAAATCGTCTTGTGCCATATGATAGATTATTTGAAATGTTCAATGTACACGATTAGTCCAAAAATTACATTGTCATCAATCATTAAAACTATTAAGGGGGGAATATGCCCTAACAGATGGTCATGACATATCCAAATAAGAGAATGTACACCTAATGGTAAGAAATTGCTGATTGCTCCAAGGAAAGATGTTGATTTATTACTTAAGAAATGTATGTGTGAGATACATGAAATGtttaaaaaagttcacaaaaAGGATacaattttaaaatatattttccttTGGAAAAAGTGTTGAAGATGCAATAAAAAACGTTCAGAAAATCCTTGAAAGGGAAGCATTGTTCGTAATAAAAGTTTTTAAGTTTTCTTGGAAAAGTGTTGGTAATGTGTTTTAAATATGTATCTGGAAAATGGTTATTTATATCTAAATAAAAAAATGTAGACTTAACGTCAGAAAATGTTAAtcatgcatttaatttttttaacTTGTATACAAAAATGTTTCGATGTATACAAATAATGTACAACGTGTATGAAAAGAAGTACTCCTTCTTACCCAAATTACTTATCGTAGAAGTGGATGTACATAGAACTAAAAATATGTCTACATATATTCATTTATATAACAAGTAATTCCAGACGAACGGAGTAGACATAAAAAATGTATAGAAAACAATGCTAATCATgtatttataaaaatattaaacATGCGTAAAAAATGTTCCTGTAAAACGTGTATGAAAAATGTGACataaaaacatatatttgaaAAAATGTCTATCATTTATTTGAGAAATGTTAACTGTGTATAAAACTAATGTTTCTAATATGTGAAATATGAATGAGAAATATGCATAAAAACATATATATTGTCAAATGTCAATCATGTATTTTTAAAAATTAACCATGTGAAAAAGGTGTTACTTATGTGTACAAGAAATGTATAATGTATATAAAAGAAGTAGACATCAAAACTATTTACATAACAAAAATGTTTATCACGTATATAGAAAATATACAATGTATACAATTTTTAATTTCATATGTATATGTTAAAAATGTTAAGCGTGTATAAAAAATGTCCATGTCCTATAAgaaatgagaaaagaaaaaaagttgAAAGTGGACAAATAAACAAAGAAAATGAAGAATACCGAAGAAGAATAAAGGTAAAGTAAAACAATAAAATCAATGCAAACATATGAAAACAGTGAAaaccaacaaagaaacaaagaaaagcaAACAAATATAATGAAaaccagaaaagaaaaaaaagaagaagcaagggaaagtaaaaaacaaatacaCCGTATGTGATATAATGAGAACAGCGAAAAccagaaaagaataaaaaaagagaaaaataaataaaaaatcctaataaaagcagtaaagaaaacaaaaatatatataGAAAAAGGATAAGACCTAGACAAGTCTTACCAATAACTAGACAAAAGAACAAAACTGACGAAACTTACACCGGATGAAGGAGCAGAGATAATACAGTGAATCAGACCCGCCCAGTAGCTACGCTAGGAAAATAAGTCTTTTAGAAGAAAGCTCCTTCCATCTGCTATAAGCGAGATATGggacttagagcatctctagcaggccCCGCATATTTGCGATCTTTAAAAGTTATTTATAGTTTGATGAAGCACGGTTTTACGGAATGAAATCTTGCGCTGCAGAATATACCTCGTACATGAAACTGCATAATTTAGAAAAAGCATTCGTGGGGAAATTATAATCACATTCATTGAGAGTTCATTACTTAGTTCACGACCATACATACTACATTCAAAGTTTACAAGTGCTACCCAGAGCTACAAGGGGGTAGAGATAAGCTAACCTTCTGGAGCTCACCAAAGCTTATCGGAGCTACTAACTATCCTACCGCACTACGTAAAAATCGTGCGGTAGTACATGCGGCAACActctgtcgtcgtcctcgtcggaggAGAGCTCGAAGATGCGCTCCTGCGCAGTGGCTTCGCGGCGCGCCGAAGGCGAGGGCCGACGCGACACCCTGCTCGTAGAGCACGGTGTCGATCTCCTCTTCCCTCCAGCGGTGCTGTATGTCCTCCTTCGCCTCGGCCTtcggctccatcttcaccggcgGCGCGCTTCCGGGCAGCGTCGAATCTGACGCGACGagccctctcggggtcgttgTTGTTATGGCCGTCGGAGGCCATCTTCGGCGGTGGAATGGATCGAGTAGGCGACGGAATGGATGCGTGAGGCAGCGGATCTGAGGCTCCAGCGGTGAGGCGCGGGGACTTTTCGCGGCGGCGGATCTAAGGCGCCGACGGTGGAATAGAGTTTCGACCTGCATCCAGCGACCGAACCCGCAGATATAGCGGTCGAGCGGTCGCATTTACGGGCCACCGCAAAATATTTACATACCAGGCCGCGTTTACAGTACCCTGTCTGACACAAAGAAAGGTCCCAAATTCGTATAATCATTGAAATTTTACAGTTCCGACGATTATACGAGTCTGatagagatgctcttagtatgTGCTACCGTCCAACACACACGCCACACAGGGGCTCATCTAATTGGACCTGCCCAACAACGTGCCAATAGTGTCGCAAGAATTCCAAAAACAAGAAATGCACGCTCGAGGAATCGAACCGTGGACCTACTGTCGTTGATCCAAGCTGGCTTGTGCGCATGAGGAATCAAACTATAGACTTACCACCGTTGATCCTAGTGGCCCACTGTAGTTGGTAAGCTTCCGTGTCAAAATAGGTAGCGCATCGTATAAGAACTATAAGGCACGTCATATTTAAACAGTTTTCAAAATTCCAAACATATTTTTCAAGAAAGTATTTTTTTTGAaagtgaatattttttaaaatttgtgaacGATGATTTTAAAAACTGAAACTGTTTCTGTAATTCTTACCATTTTGAATGTGCGGACACTTTTGAAATGATGAACAACTTTCTGAGAACGTGCTTTTTGAGATTCCCCAAACTATGTTTTGAATttgtatttttttttgaaaacacgATCATTTTCCGAACTTGTGAAAAAGTTtcgaaaacatgaacatttcttgttttttggattttgttttgcaaaaatttgaacatttttcaaatctaTTTCGGATTtagtttaaaaatatatattagcCAACAATATATGAAACCTatttttttaaatctctttattttGTCAAAATTTAAAAAACGGAACATTTTATAAGATTTTGAACAAATTTAGGAAAAGTGAACTTTTTTATGTTTCATTATTTTATAAAATTATAAACTTGATAAAAAAGAATTAGGAAAAAAATTAGAAACCgaaaagatatagagaaactaaaACGAAAATGGGCTAGCCTAGTCGTCGGCCGGCTGCAACAGGCAGAGAGCTATATCTTGTGCAAGATGGCTTTTaaggttttatttgtttttacccTTTTTTATCTTTCTTTCTCCGTTTTAccgattttttattttctttatttcttgGTTTTTTTATGTTCTTCCCCATTTTTCgttcttttatttatttgtttcttcagttttatttccatttctcttttcttttagtTTATTTTGTCTATTTTTTGGTTTTCATATTTTGTCATGATTTCAAATGGAAGATTAAAATGTTTTTAGAATGGATGGTCATTTTTATACatttttaacatttttcaaatgcttgattaacatttttaaaatcttgttcaacatttttccaAATGCTTAATTAACATTCTTATATACAATGATAAAACAAATTCATAATTTTTTAGTGCACTGTTAACTTTTTTATTCACATTTAACATCTTTACCATGACTTTCTAACATTTTAAGGTACTTTTTCAATTCAATATCTAATGCTTTATTAATATTTTTGTATACATGATAAATAGATTTCTTTTTTTTAATATATGATAAACATTTCTAATACACACTCCAATTTTTTTAAATGCATATCATTTTTGATGAAAGTATATATTTGTAGCATATATTTTTAGAATATATTAAAGTATAATTAAAAGTGAAAAATAGAATTAAAAACGAAGTAAAAACAtggtaaaaaagaaagaaaacgaGGCAGTGTACTACCGCCAAGTGGGCCGGCTCACATTCCTGCAAAGCTCGACTCGCTGGCAAGCCCAAGCAAAGTAGGGTTATGCGATTGTTGGGTTTGCGGTTTGCCTACCTTCTTCCTCTGCCTCCGCTCGTTTCTCCCTACGAACGCAGCACGCAACGTGTTGGAGACCACGGCCTAGACCTTGAAACCTAGAAAAAAATCCCATCGATCCAGCTTTGCGGCGAGGCAGCCAACCAGCGCTCATGGCGGTGGAGGAGATAACGGAGGGTGTGAGGGGCCTCAAGGTGGAGGACGGCGAGGGGGCGGCcgcgccgcccgccgccgccgccggcggcggcggcggggacggGCCGAGGCGGGGCGCCAACGGCAGCAGCAACCGCATCCAGGTGTCCAACACGAAGAAGCCCCTCTTCTTCTATGTCAACCTCGCCAAGGTAACCGTGCCGGCCAATCCGCCTTTTTGATTTGGTTCGATTCATCCCCGTTAATTAGTGGGCGCCGTCACTGAAAACGATTTTGCTCCgttggttggttggttggttTGTTGCAGAGGTATATGCAGCAGCACGGCGACGTCGAGCTCTCCGCTCTCGGGATGGGTGAGTCATGTTTCTCACTTTGCCTCTGGTTGGATTCAGTGCCGGTAGGGATGTAATTTTGTTAACGCCGATTGCTATCATCTAAATCTCCATCGGATTGCTGCCTTTACACCATTTACAGTGTGATTTCTGCCTCGTGTTTTCGCGAATTTGACAAATGATTTTGCAGTAATAAGGGAATGTACTAGCTTAGATATGTACTTCCTCTGTACCATTGGGGGAATATTTCTTTATGCTGTCCTCTGTACCTAGATACttgtctagttctccccaactacaagtatttaggtacagaTAGAGTAGTTAACCACTACAGACTTTCGGGTCATTGCTTAAACCCTTACAATTGCCCTGGACTGTGGTGTTACCAGTTTCAGAAACTGCTGGGTTCATTTGATAAACAAAAATCTCACCCTAAGGTTCTCCTGTGATATTTCTTGCTTAACCTGTTCTCGTTAGTGTTCTGTCATGGGATAAGCCTGTTTGCATAACTGAATATTGTGTATTTAGTTGTGCATAAGTCAATTGGATTGTATCTCGTGCTCTTGAGTACTCGGCCAGTGGAGGAAAGACTGCCCCCACCCCGAACCCTGACTGTGCAGGCCCCACAGCGTGGCACCGCAACCTAGGCCGGCGGCTGGCTCGGCGTCCCATCACTAACCCCAGGTAGGAGTGCACGGCACACACAGGCCTGCTGCCACGGTTATCACTTGCCGGTGCCATGCATATATAAGGGTTACCAGCGAGGGAGGGTTTTTAGCCAGCCCTGAAATTCGCTCCCATGGGGAATCGAACACCCATGCGCTGGAGGTGCTAGTCAGGAGCCACAACCATTACGCCATGGACCCTTTCGCTCTCGCGCTCTTGAGTAATCTCATGTAGCAATGACCCTATCCACAAAATACTTCTGCAATGCGGTGGAGGTGTTACTCAGGAGCCACAACAATTATGCT
Coding sequences within:
- the LOC123443051 gene encoding uncharacterized protein At2g34160-like, whose amino-acid sequence is MAVEEITEGVRGLKVEDGEGAAAPPAAAAGGGGGDGPRRGANGSSNRIQVSNTKKPLFFYVNLAKRYMQQHGDVELSALGMAIATVVTVAEILKNNGLAVEKKIRTSTVEINDESRGRPFQKAKIEIELGKSEKFDELMASAAADAEEGEEEA